ATGTATGCATTGTCTTAATACTGTTTAAGAAAGTGTCAGTACTGATATGCAGTGATTGCAGatgtcatctttattattagtcATGATCTAAAATTAACTTGCTTATGTAGAATTTCCACTTGCTTGTAATGAAGAACAATTTTGAATTTGATAATTGTAAAAATAAGACCAAACTGTAGTGTTACCATTTTTCCACAGGTGTTTACAAgattgttgctggtggtgctgtgttgtgttgcatggGGAGGTgccaatgaaaacaaatgccCTCCAGCCTTCTTGAACCACTGCAGCTGTGGCATGGCATATGATAGATATGATACACAAAAACGAATGAAGTACACAGTCAACTGCACCAATTCAGGCTTCACATCTGCAACAATGCTACAGTCGCTCCCAAGCGAGTGAGTGGAACTGAGTACTGTGTGAAATACCTTTGTCTCTATGGAATGATGTCTAATTATCATGGTTGGTGCATTAGATGTGTCTGATCAGTTATTACTCTATGCTGTGGTGATATCAGAATGGGTAATACGTGTGTCTGATGCTTAGTATGAAACTGTGGTTTGTATTTTACATGACTGGAGGTTGTGTGACTGAATTCTGTTACTTTATTGTACACATTTTATGGATAAACTTGTGTGTTtctatctccatatctatattcATCTCATCTTTCCCCCTTCCTATTGGAGACCTTTCCTTTCTCAAATTTTCTTGTGCTTCGTTTGTCTTTCAATCTGTCTTTGACTCCACATTATTTGTAACATCATCCTGTCTGCCTGTGGATGCTGCCATGACCACATGGATGCTGCTTGAGGAATGCCTGTGTTGAGAAATAgctatattattttatttttttctttaccattaatGAACCTTTGTATTGCAGAACTGAAGTTCTCATCTTCACTGGAAACACAATCCCAACGCTACCAATAAATCTGTTCAACAAGACTGAATTCTTTGATGATTTAGATACCATCGATTTATCCAGTAATCACATTCGCTTCATTCAGGGCAAGACTTTCCACAGGGTGAGTCTGAACCATTCCTATGACACAGCACTGATGCTTAACGTCAAGTCATGTCTTGAATGGCAATACATATATGAAGCATAACCAGGAATTGCTAGTGTCTCAGGGTTCTGCAATTGGCTTTTTAACTTTGTTCTTTAGTTTCTACTTTGTTTTAGAAATTAAGCAAAGATATCCCAGTCTTAATGATTCcttgaaaaaaatacttatgGATCTTTCTGCCCTCTTTATGCATAGCTTTGTGCCATTGCAGAGGAAACAACTATTAAGaccaatgaaagaagaggaaactacAAAGTACCTATAGATTTCCTATTTCCTGGCTATTTATTCCCAACATGTCATTTCCTCAAATCTCCACTATATTCAGTGAGTACTGTTTTCATAGGAGTGTCATAGAAACttcaagaaagagaagcaatgaGAGGGAATGGTTGGAGGTTGCTCAGGCTGGACATTCAAGGCAATATGAGTGCAACATTTTGATGTTGATGAGACCAGGATGATCATCAAGGAACAAGTAGAGTTGGGTTAGCTTTAACTCTGTTGTCACCAGACTTGCAGTCtagtatattctttttattttcttctagtttTGCTGTTATGTTTCCTTTTTACCTATCTTTTCATAACACAGATGATACTGAACCTACCTTTTATGTACTTCAGTTATGTTGTCATATGTATTTTTcaataacttatttttttttctgcattttcaaatgattttattttcagtttgcaTCTTTTGCTCCTACTGTGTGTACACACTcagctattttctttttcttttttttctgtgcttttTATGTTTAAGAGGTTATTTTATCGTGTTATCTGTAATTGTAGCTTTGTCCAtgactttatttttcctatacTTCTTAAATGTGCTTGGCTTGtctaatgttgttttgtgattcGTTTTAAGGTATCTGCAGTTAAGACACTCATTTTAAACCACAATGACTTGGAGATCactgatgaaaaggagagacCAAGATTGTTTAGCAACTTTGATGAGTTGGAGCACCTCCACTTGACCAATGCTTTCTCAGAGAGGATCAATTCTACAGACTACCTGCTGAGCTTGGAGGatattttctatgaaagtaGACTGGAGTAAGTTGCAAGGGATGTTAACCACCTCTCTTCATCCATTTCAGTGCCATTGACTCATACACACCACACAATTCTTGTCAgaatttcactttcttttttcatcatatttgatGGAAAATTCTATTTCCAATTCTATACATCCAACaaatttatctatatttctcaGAAATTTAGCAATCCTCACATTTTTAGCTTTACTCCTACCATCTGTGGACTGTACATCCATACATTCACTGATTCAATCATTGAAGTGTGAGAACTGAGCCTCCCCTTCTATGCTGTGCTTTATTTCATTGTAGGATTATTCAGAGGAAAGGAATCTCAGTCTGCTGACTCTGCCCATTTCAGTAGCTTCTTATAGTAGACAGGGAAAATGGGGATGCCTCATGTTCCTAATCTGAATAGGTATGTGGTTCACCATCAAGACTGTCTGCTTCATAGGGAAATACAGACTGCAGTGTGGTATGCACTGCACCACCTCAGGCAGCAGTAATGAGGTATTGTTTGAAATAAGGTATGACAATTGCAGTTAGTATAGATTGGCCAAAGAAGACTTATAAGGAACCATTTTATATAGGTTATgatgtattttctttgttatacaaattatcatttacttttttatttcagttctcTGAAGACTTTGCATCTGGAGCAGAATGAAATTTGGTCTATTGGGAACAATACCAGAGTGTTTTGCCAACTACCAAAGTTGGAGCAGCTTCTGCTCACTGATAACAGACTGAGAGACTTTGACTTCAGTATAGACTGCTTGCATTCACTGCGATACATCAACTTGGAAAGGAATATGATTACcaggtatttattattatatagtaCTTGATCTTTGATGCATGAATGTGATGTTAAGTATGTGTGTCCATGTTAGCCTTTTTCTTTGACCTGGTACATAGATTGATCAGCATGTTCTGGATGAGTAAATATGTTATCAAACTTCATACTTATGCAAAAACTTCAGAAGGTAAACCAAGAGTATAAATCTTGGAACATATGTACTATACACCTAGGTGGCCATAAAAATTTGAACAGAATGAAATGACATTTGGCAATGTTCTTTGAGCAAGTGCAAGAGGAATGCAAGGATTTTATGGTTAAATGATCATTTTAATATGcagtttttattttgaaaatcACATAATAGCATAAAGAATGCAAAACATTCATACGGGAAAGAAGTCTTGTGGTAAAAGCTTATTGTGGATGTAAATGTTTATGAAATTAATTCCCTATTCTCAATGATATTGATTTTACTTTGTGTTAGAAGTATCAATACTTTATGGTAATAAAAATTAGACTATTAAAGATGATATCAAGAAGTTGGAGTATAAAGAAAAGAGCATGATGAAATGCTGTTATCAGAAATTGCCTCACAAATGtaaagacaaaggagaaaatgaggcaaAGCAGCTGGTTGTGTTGCATTAGACACATGGATAATTTTTAAGTgaaagggagtgtggaagtaacTAAAGCAAAAAATGCATTCATTATTAGGTTACCTGAAGGGTCTTATAGCAACTTGATTTAATTGCTATATGTGACAAagacagtttctatgaagtctTTTTACTGCAGATAAGAATTTCATGTTATGTCCTATACAAAAGCATGTATCTGTCAATCTTTAAAACAGGAGACAAGACACTCTTTATATACACATGTACACACGGCACACTCACACAGCATGCACATTCTTGGTTCAACACCTATTGGGGTAAAGCAGAAGACCAGTCCTCACTGACCACATTGTTGGAATTGGTTGTTTAGTCTACCTGAGTCTGTCAGAACCCAACAGTTATCTGGTTTAGCCATGCTGTACTTAATTTACCTGCAGCCTTGGTTGCATCTGGCTTGATCTTCCAGTTTGACAAAAGGAATTAAATCTCTCATGGAAGTTCTTGAGAATTGTTGTCCATTCACCCATGCCATAATAGCTTGCACAAAGAATACAGTGCCACtcaatattttgttaatcctACCACAGGAAGAGTGGTAGTATATTTCACAATATATTATACATAATCTAATATTTCTCAGGTTTTAATTaaagtatttgtatttttcaggTTCTCTGATGATGCAATGAGGAAACTAGATGAGTTTACAAGAATCAAATCTCCTAAGATTAAGATAAGGATGCAGCAAAACATTATTGTGTGTGATTGTCGCTCAAAACATTTCATAGAATGGTTGAACAAAACAGATGTTGATATTGAGGGCTGGAGAGACTTCAAGTGTATAGATGGATACCCAAGTTCTAATATTGGAAAAACTTTAAAAGAGGTAAAGTATGGAATTATGTGTTGTTGAACtagtttttctcaattttttattttccagttgcatatacataaaataattttctttcttctatacacttgtcaaaaatatttttttaaattacTTTCTTCCTGCTATCGTATTTCCACAAATTCTTTCTTTACTAGCGTCTATACTACTCTTTTCATCAGAGTTTTTGTCTTCGTCTTTCATGATatacttttcatctctttccattctctttcctcttttaaagatttttctGTCATTACTTAGTGcaatatattctttattttctgtttgcaTTTCTCCACAAAGAAGTCATTAAGGATCTTTGATAGATCAGTAAAGTCTCCATgtcaattttttcccctcattttcagcatttccttcattcacttcacttcattatttcctatggtcTCCAGAACATGGTAACTATTTttaggtgtatatatatatatatatatatatatatatatatatatatatatatatatatatatatatatatatatatatatatatatatatatatatatatatcatgtcttGTACatgcaacattcgtggtcttagatctaattttcaatctgtggaacaccacctctcctctactaaacctcatcttttcctcaccgaaacacagctgtctgaggcaactgacagtagccccttctctgttccctcctactttctctattctcattttcattccaaagctggatgttgcgtctatgtgcgcaatgacttaacttgctctcgtgcccacgctcttgagtcttccgaattttccaccatctggctacgacttaacagtcactctcaaactaaattcatctgtgctgtttatctctcccctaactcttttgactatagtaaatttttcgactacttaacttccaaagtggagcacattctgtccctctaccctttcgctgagatttccattcttggagatttcaatgttcaccaccagctttggctttcctctcactgactggtgaactagccttcaactttgctatcctccatgacctagagcaactggtgcaacaccctactcgtattcctgaccgtcttggagacacgcccaacattcttgatctcttcctcacctctaacccttctgcttatgctgtcaccctttcatctccgttgggctcctccgatcacaatctcatttctgtatcttgtcctatttttccaatcctccacaggatccccaaagcgaaggtgcctctggcgttttgcctctgccagttgggggacctgaggaggtattatgctgattttcctggaatgattattgcttccgtgtcagagacccatctctttgtgctgaacgcataacagaggtgttagtgtctggcatggaggcgtacattcctcattcttttctcaacctaaaccttctaaaccttggtttaactcagcctgttctcgtgctatacatgatagagaggttgcccacaaaaggtacttgagccttccatctcctgaatctcatgcactttatatctctgcccggaatcatgccaagtctgttcttcaacttgccaaacactctttcataaataggaaatgtcaaaatctttcaaactcaaactctcctcgtgacttctggcatctagccaaaacatctcaaataacttcacttcttcatctttcctcctttatttcatcctgatggcaccactgccatctcttctgtctctaaagctgaactcttttctcaaacctttgctcacaactccaccttggacgattctgggcttgtcctcctctcctcctccctctgactatttcatgtctacaatcaaaattcttcgtaatgatgttttccatgcccttgctggcctaaaccctcggaaggcttatggacctgatggggtccctcctattgttctcaaaaactgtgcttctgtgcttgcaccttgcctggccaaactcttccaactttgtctatcgacttctacctttccttcctgctggaagttcgcctacattcagcctgttcctaaaaagggtgaccgttctaaccccctcaaactaccatcctatagctttaatctcttgcttgtctaaagtttttgaatctatcctgaatagggagattttcaaacatctgtcacttcacaatcttctgtctgatcgccagtatggcttccttcaaggtcgctctactggtgatcttctggctttccttactgagtcttggtcatcatcTTTTTAGAgattgatagagtctggcataaagctttgatttcaaaactgcccttttacggcttctatccttctctctgcaactttatctcaagtttcctttccgaccgctctattgctgctgtggtagacggctactgttcttctaaacctattaatagtggtgttccttagggttctgtcctgtcacctactctctttctattattcattaatgaccttcttaaccaaacttcttgccctatccactcctacgctgatgataccaccctacatctttccacgttctttcagagacgtccaacccttcaggaagtcaacagatcacgcagggacgccacggaacgcctgacttccgatctttctaagatttccgattggggcagagaaaatctagtagttttcaatgcctcaaaactcaattcctccatctatcaactcgacacaaccttccagacaactatccctcttcttcaatgacactcaactgtctccctcttccacaatgagtatcctcggtctgtcctttgctcataaccttaactggaaacttcacatctcatctcttgctaaaacagcttctatgaagttaggtgttctgaggcgtctccgccagtttttctcgcccttccaactgcttactcagtataagggccttatccgtccctgtatggagtactcttcgcatgtttgggggggttcaagtcacacagttttgcttgataggtggaatcaaaagctcttcttctcatcaactccgctcctctgactaactgccttcagcctctttcttaccgccggaatgttgcatccttttctatcttttatcgctattttcatgctaactgttctactgatcttgctaactgcatgcctccccttctcctgcggcctcgctgtacaaggctttcttcttcctctcatccctaatctgtccaactctcttatgcaagagttaaccagtactctgtcattcatccctttcactggtaaactctggaactccctccctgcatctgtatttccgaattcctacaacttgtcttcttttaagagggaggtatcgaggtatTTGCTCCCCTTCTTTGGCTGAcggtttttgcactttttacactttttagagagccagcactcaagtgggccttttttttttatctttctttttttgagagccagcactcaagtgggccttttttttttatctttcttttttttgcccttggctggccctcttccctacgtaaaaaaaaaaaaaaaaaaaaatgtaagatttATTCCTTATAGTGAATACCAGATttagttttattgatttatcttgAGGTGATCTCATTACCACTTTACTTGAAACATCCCCCATTTTACTCCTCTACAATGGAAATCATTAATTGACTTTTTACCATATTTGATTATTAATTTTGCTCTAAACTCTCCAAAGATGTTCAGCAATTGTTCATGTTCTCTTGTACAATAATGTATTTCATAAGAGGCATATGTAACCACCTTTTCTATAATGATGTCTGGTTTTCTTTGCCACACTCTACTTTTGCTGCTTCACTATGGCAATATCATTATTTGTTTACATCAGAGTTTTTCATATAAGCCTACTCGGTAGAAGACTCTTAAAGATTGACAACTAATTTGTCACTCATTTTGCTTTGCAGGTTCATGAACTACAGTGTCCTTCTTATGGCATGTCAGACAACATGAGGGCCATGGGTTCCTTGAGTCATACAGGTTACTCACATGGATATTCCTCGGCTACCATTGGTGCTCTATCCTTCCTGCTCGTGTTCACCACGTCCTTGTTGCTCGCCGTCGCCT
The window above is part of the Portunus trituberculatus isolate SZX2019 chromosome 38, ASM1759143v1, whole genome shotgun sequence genome. Proteins encoded here:
- the LOC123514834 gene encoding phospholipase A2 inhibitor-like isoform X2; the encoded protein is MPMSHYLRSSYNKFSPCKVFTRLLLVVLCCVAWGGANENKCPPAFLNHCSCGMAYDRYDTQKRMKYTVNCTNSGFTSATMLQSLPSETEVLIFTGNTIPTLPINLFNKTEFFDDLDTIDLSSNHIRFIQGKTFHRVSAVKTLILNHNDLEITDEKERPRLFSNFDELEHLHLTNAFSERINSTDYLLSLEDIFYESRLDSLKTLHLEQNEIWSIGNNTRVFCQLPKLEQLLLTDNRLRDFDFSIDCLHSLRYINLERNMITRFSDDAMRKLDEFTRIKSPKIKIRMQQNIIVCDCRSKHFIEWLNKTDVDIEGWRDFKCIDGYPSSNIGKTLKEVHELQCPSYGMSDNMRAMGSLSHTGYSHGYSSATIGALSFLLVFTTSLLLAVAYFNKQKLKSIFLPYWNFITRKIGYTGLNHDEAPQEVNV
- the LOC123514834 gene encoding phospholipase A2 inhibitor-like isoform X1 gives rise to the protein MPMSHYLRSSYNKFSPCKVFTRLLLVVLCCVAWGGANENKCPPAFLNHCSCGMAYDRYDTQKRMKYTVNCTNSGFTSATMLQSLPSETEVLIFTGNTIPTLPINLFNKTEFFDDLDTIDLSSNHIRFIQGKTFHRVSAVKTLILNHNDLEITDEKERPRLFSNFDELEHLHLTNAFSERINSTDYLLSLEDIFYESRLDSLKTLHLEQNEIWSIGNNTRVFCQLPKLEQLLLTDNRLRDFDFSIDCLHSLRYINLERNMITRFSDDAMRKLDEFTRIKSPKIKIRMQQNIIVCDCRSKHFIEWLNKTDVDIEGWRDFKCIDGYPSSNIGKTLKEVHELQCPSYGMSDNMRAMGSLSHTGYSHGYSSATIGALSFLLVFTTSLLLAVAYFNKQKLKSIFLPYWNFITRKIGYTGLNHDEAPQEFQANGRGSKGTAPSQPTTVV
- the LOC123514834 gene encoding phospholipase A2 inhibitor-like isoform X3, with product MVFTRLLLVVLCCVAWGGANENKCPPAFLNHCSCGMAYDRYDTQKRMKYTVNCTNSGFTSATMLQSLPSETEVLIFTGNTIPTLPINLFNKTEFFDDLDTIDLSSNHIRFIQGKTFHRVSAVKTLILNHNDLEITDEKERPRLFSNFDELEHLHLTNAFSERINSTDYLLSLEDIFYESRLDSLKTLHLEQNEIWSIGNNTRVFCQLPKLEQLLLTDNRLRDFDFSIDCLHSLRYINLERNMITRFSDDAMRKLDEFTRIKSPKIKIRMQQNIIVCDCRSKHFIEWLNKTDVDIEGWRDFKCIDGYPSSNIGKTLKEVHELQCPSYGMSDNMRAMGSLSHTGYSHGYSSATIGALSFLLVFTTSLLLAVAYFNKQKLKSIFLPYWNFITRKIGYTGLNHDEAPQEVNV